The Epinephelus lanceolatus isolate andai-2023 chromosome 21, ASM4190304v1, whole genome shotgun sequence genome has a segment encoding these proteins:
- the gngt2b gene encoding guanine nucleotide-binding protein G(I)/G(S)/G(O) subunit gamma-T2b produces MARDMSDKEILKMELEQLKKEVSTARTPVAANCAETVTFVEALVPNDPLIKGVPDDKNPYKGDKGGCIVT; encoded by the exons ATGGCTCGGGATATGTCAGATAAGGAAATCTTGAAAATGGAGTTGGAGCAGTTGAAGAAGGAAGTTAGCACAGCTAGGACACCA GTGGCTGCAAACTGTGCagagactgttacttttgttgaGGCACTGGTACCAAATGATCCGCTGATAAAGGGCGTTCCAGATGACAAGAACCCCTACAAGGGAGACAAGGGAGGCTGCATAGTAACATAG